The Halosimplex litoreum genome has a window encoding:
- a CDS encoding DNA double-strand break repair nuclease NurA, protein MTLDPVHVDGIARLAGRVGEGVDEDDHAEAAETVWADFLDPLYRDGDPVLEPLGEQCREKVPIDAAALREAPFPTQHGLDSGTINPTTFKNGLVLDVSQAAMAAVPSDLDLHRARTIVMTAHSNDDTYRIGQEDWTMHDEGYVRERALHAPSVDRYEQNVVHALALYLAESEHAREQAEIVDDLLILDGPLYPTGLLKWGERDTELADLLLEDERPRDVVENYVRLVETFVDRDVPLVGFIKNSTAKAITRVVREKANAPWANDNAFFQRVLARRDGSGDLRTDALTATGWFRSRVGTDRVMAADGDALGIDRRLDPSAYEVSFFVLYDPRDDLCYRVEAPYAFTADEDTREALRLQVLHDVAGEQGPPLAVAKADELAHIDRQANEQLRRRIERELGSDRHLEYDDKRWGVDVEELV, encoded by the coding sequence TCCACGTCGACGGCATCGCCCGTCTGGCCGGCCGCGTCGGCGAGGGCGTCGACGAGGACGACCACGCCGAGGCCGCCGAGACGGTGTGGGCCGACTTTCTCGACCCGCTCTACCGCGACGGCGACCCCGTCCTCGAACCGCTGGGCGAACAGTGCCGCGAGAAGGTCCCGATCGACGCCGCCGCGCTGCGCGAGGCCCCGTTCCCCACCCAGCACGGGCTCGATTCGGGGACGATCAACCCCACGACCTTCAAGAACGGGCTCGTGCTCGACGTGTCCCAGGCCGCGATGGCCGCCGTCCCCTCCGATCTCGACCTCCACCGCGCGCGCACCATCGTGATGACCGCCCACTCCAACGACGACACCTACCGGATCGGCCAGGAGGACTGGACGATGCACGACGAGGGGTACGTCCGCGAGCGCGCCCTGCACGCCCCCAGCGTCGACCGATACGAACAGAACGTCGTCCACGCCCTGGCCCTCTACCTCGCCGAGAGCGAGCACGCCCGCGAGCAGGCCGAGATCGTCGACGATCTGTTGATCCTCGACGGGCCGCTCTACCCGACTGGCCTCCTCAAGTGGGGCGAGCGTGACACGGAGCTGGCCGACTTGCTCCTCGAAGACGAGCGACCGCGCGACGTGGTCGAGAACTACGTCCGACTCGTCGAGACCTTCGTCGACCGGGACGTACCGCTCGTCGGGTTCATCAAGAACAGCACCGCCAAGGCGATCACGCGGGTCGTCCGCGAGAAGGCCAACGCCCCGTGGGCCAACGACAACGCCTTCTTCCAGCGCGTGCTCGCCCGGCGCGACGGCAGCGGCGACCTGCGGACCGACGCGCTCACCGCGACTGGGTGGTTCCGCTCGCGGGTCGGCACCGACCGCGTGATGGCCGCCGACGGCGACGCGCTCGGCATCGACCGACGCCTCGACCCGTCGGCCTACGAGGTCAGCTTCTTCGTGCTGTACGACCCGCGTGACGACCTCTGTTACCGCGTCGAGGCGCCCTACGCGTTTACCGCCGACGAGGACACCCGCGAGGCGCTGCGCCTGCAGGTGCTCCACGACGTGGCCGGCGAGCAGGGACCGCCGCTCGCCGTCGCCAAGGCCGACGAACTCGCCCACATCGACCGCCAGGCCAACGAGCAACTGCGCCGGCGTATCGAGCGCGAACTCGGTAGCGACCGCCACCTCGAGTACGACGACAAGCGCTGGGGCGTCGACGTCGAAGAGCTGGTTTGA